One genomic window of Motacilla alba alba isolate MOTALB_02 chromosome 3, Motacilla_alba_V1.0_pri, whole genome shotgun sequence includes the following:
- the LOC119699817 gene encoding uncharacterized protein LOC119699817, with product MDARHKLKILVMFLSLATFTVMVIINAGNATGTFQGLFRTTPGNISAKYSTDFTPAGWTFLIWNVIYAWQLAWLLYALSGICRRNELGYVFIKPDLLPTPFYVAWCLNNGLNVGWLFLWDREYLLPALVFLAILSLTTCASLFVSHRALSIHSSWFVKAHKAELWLIRILVQNGLALYVTWTSIATLLNFAVVLIYKWNVSNEKATTASLSILALGLVTWFYLENYFLDKYVRYNLTVYPVVIAALTGSACRNGSFSSSLTNDIFIVVLLALTCLIFAVRLGLVTWRHWKRPLEASESPGPSGTVA from the exons ATGGATGCTCGACATAAGTTGAAGATTTTGGTGATGTTTCTGTCTCTGGCTACTTTCACGGTCATGGTGATAATCAATGCTGGAAATGCCACTGGGACTTTCCAAG GTCTGTTTAGGACAACCCCCGGAAACATCTCGGCCAAGTACAGCACTGATTTCACACCAGCTGGCTGGACTTTCCTCATCTGGAATGTCATCTACGCCTGGCAGCTCGCCTGGCTCCTCTACGCCTTGTCAGGGATCTGTCGAAG GAATGAACTTGGATATGTCTTCATAAAGCCAGACTTGCTGCCAACACCTTTTTATGTGGCATGGTGTCTGAATAATGGCCTCAATGTTGGATGGCTCTTTCTGTGGGATCGAGA ATacctccttccagccctggtGTTCCTGGCAATCCTCTCTCTTACCACATGTGCCTCCCTTTTTGTTTCCCACCGAGCCTTGAGCATCCATTCCTCATGGTTTGTGAAGGCTCAcaaagctgagctctggctCATCCGCATTCTG GTGCAGAACGGGCTGGCCCTGTACGTGACATGGACCAGCATCGCCACGCTGCTGAACTTTGCCGTCGTGCTGATCTACAAGTGGAACGTGTCCAATGAGAAAGCAACCACTGCTTCCCTGAGCATCCTGGCTCTCGGGCTGGTCACATG GTTTTATCTAGAAAACTACTTTCTTGACAAGTATGTCCGCTATAACCTCACAGTCTACCCAGTGGTGATAGCAGCTCTGACTGGCAGCGCGTGCAGGAACGGCTCATTTTCATCCTCACTGACCAACGACATTTTTATAG TTGTTCTCCTGGCATTGACGTGCTTGATCTTTGCTGTTCGGCTGGGACTAGTCACATGGAGACACTGGAAGAGACCACTGGAAGCATCAGAATCCCCAGGTCCATCAGGCACAGTGGCCTGA